The proteins below are encoded in one region of Cucurbita pepo subsp. pepo cultivar mu-cu-16 chromosome LG10, ASM280686v2, whole genome shotgun sequence:
- the LOC111803506 gene encoding symplekin isoform X4: MVAVMAAVDSKERLSRLINSTKIAADIPSKLARLRQLKNDLPPEDPVLLTELLPRILELQSDRFSPIRKFVTEMIGEIGFKHIDLLPQIVPLLITVLTDDTPAVVRQSITCAIDLFRICLVKIAMKGLYSSVIDNSLQSLWTWMLKFREEIYSIAVHGNGGMSLLALKFVVEVILLYTPDPNGSSEPPATAENSVYFNISWLRGGHPILKIRDLSTEASQSLGLLLDQLRFPKVKSLNNAKIIVLINSLSTIANKRPAFYGRILPVLLGLDRSGTIFNGLHAPGVHYALKNSFLNCLKCTHPGALPWRDPLIGALREMKVGGVAEPTLHQDSTVNGSVKEELSDGHFTKDDKATVQRIPDIMHNTLGRKRSGEPDTCDLKEDGNGSGKRARPTPKVSESEESFKEMESTVKPEQDTSSSGTSSAGELDTGPAHQLVAMFGALVAQGEKAIGSLQILISSISADLLAEVVIANMRFLPPHQPDAGDGELLQNMCISGSDAQVKYPSSFVADVLSLSSTFPPIASLLDSSRSLSDDTKPQEGGDHHAVPIIDSAGTNDDSENAITPTSLPVSKASISEAEEVCSIIPSSIHDVANLESGIPGLDSSVQSDGSSDHVVTPSLASSGFDDSNQENISTLELSSSLKLSVSREKSEELSPKAVVSDVNSLASSTATSAGLSSQLVLPKMSAPVVDLVDEEKDELLRLAFVHIVEAYKQIAVAGGLQARFSLLAYLGVEYPLELEAWKVLQNHILADYVNNEGHELTLRVLYRLFGEAEEEHDFFTSTTAASVYETFLVTVAETLRDSFPPSDKSLSRLLGEAPYLPKSVINLLECMCSPGNSENADKDLQSGDRVTQGLSAVWSLILLRPPIRDVCLKIALQSTVHLSEEVRMKAIRLVANKLYPIPSISQRIEDFSKEMLLSAISDLVTDATDADGSVSESHKDVHPEKSLIESSAVSKDISSDACPSSISQADTSLPISEAQRRMSLYFALCTKKHSLFRQIFVMYKNASKAIKQAVHDHIPILVRTMGSSSDLLEILTDPPSGSENLVMQVLQILTDGITPSSELVFTVSKLYNSKLKDVEIMIPVLPYLPKEEVMMIFPQIVNLPGDKFQAALLRILQGSSQSGPVLNPAEVLIAIHGIDPDRDGIPLKKVTDACNACFEQRQTFTQQIIAKVLNQLVEQIPLPLLFMRTVLQAIGTFPSLVDFIMEILSRLVGKQIWKYPKLWVGFLKCALLTKPQSFNVLLQLPPAQLENALNKTAALKAPLVAHASQPNIRSTLPRAVLTVLGIALDAQNTSQVQSSQANTVDSGNSEKEVTVQDKSKESSVAS, from the exons ATGGTCGCCGTGATGGCGGCTGTTGATTCAAAGGAGAGGCTCTCTCGTCTGATTAACTCAACCAAGATTGCTGCAGATATTCCTTCCAAGCTTGCTCGTTTGCGTCAATTAAAGAATGATTTGCCGCCGGAAGATCCTGTTTTACTTACTGAGCTCCTCCCTCGTATCCTTGAGCTACAGTCTGACCGCTTCAGCCCCATCCGCAAGTTTGTCACAGA GATGATTGGTGAAATTGGATTCAAGCACATCGACTTGTTGCCTCAAATTGTACCATTATTGATAACAGTTTTGACTGATGATACTCCAGCTGTTGTTCGGCAATCCATTACTTGTGCCATTGATTTATTTCGCATTTGTCTTGTAAAAATTGCGATGAAG GGTCTGTATTCTAGCGTGATAGACAATTCACTTCAATCATTGTGGACATGGATGTTAAAGTTCAGGGAAGAGATATATTCAATAGCCGTTCAT GGAAATGGTGGAATGAGTTTGCTAGCTCTCAAGTTTGTCGTAGAAGTAATTTTACTTTACACACCTGACCCCAATGGCTCTTCAGAGCCTCCTGCTACTGCAG AAAATTCTGTCTATTTTAATATATCGTGGCTTCGTGGAGGTCATCCTATACTCAAAATTAGAGACTTATCAACTGAAGCCAGTCAAAGTTTGGGTTTGTTGCTCGATCAGCTCAGATTCCCAAAAGTGAAATCTCTCAATAATGCAAAGATCATTGTGCTCATTAATAG TCTTTCAACAATTGCAAACAAGAGGCCTGCTTTTTATGGCCGAATTTTGCCTGTCTTGCTTGGTCTGGACCGGTCAGGCACTATCTTCAATGGGTTGCATGCTCCTGGTGTACATTATGCCTTAAAGAATTCATTTCTCAACTGCTTGAAGTGTACCCATCCAGGTGCTTTACCG TGGCGGGATCCTCTAATTGGTGCCCTGAGAGAGATGAAAGTCGGGGGAGTGGCTGAGCCAACCCTTCATCAAGATTCAACAGTTAATGGATCTGTAAAGGAGGAGCTGAGCGATGGCCATTTTACCAAG GATGATAAGGCTACTGTTCAAAGAATTCCTGATATTATGCATAATACTTTGGGGAGGAAGAGGTCTGGTGAACCAGACACCTGTGATTTGAAAGAGGATGGAAATGGATCTGGAAAACGTGCCAGACCAACACCTAAGGTCTCGGAGTCTGAGGAATCATTTAAAGAAATGGAGAGTACTGTTAAGCCTGAACAAGATACATCATCAAGTGGAACATCTTCAGCAGGAGAATTGGATACCGGACCAGCGCACCAACTTGTAGCCATGTTTGGTGCCTTAGTTGCTCAAGGAGAAAAAGCTATTGGGTCCTTACAGATCCTTATCTCTAGTATTTCTGCTGACTTGCTTGCTGAGGTTGTCATTGCTAATATGCGTTTCCTTCCTCCTCATCAGCCTGATGCAGGAGATGGAGAACTTCTGCAGAATATGTGTATAAGTGGTAGTGATGCTCAAGTCAAATATCCGTCATCATTTGTAGCTGATGTTCTTTCATTATCTAGCACCTTTCCACCGATTGCATCATTGTTGGATTCTTCTAGGTCATTATCTGATGACACG AAGCCTCAAGAGGGAGGAGACCATCATGCAGTTCCTATTATTGACAGTGCTGGGACAAATGATGATTCTGAAAATGCTATAACGCCAACTAGTTTACCTGTTTCCAAAGCATCTATATCTGAAGCGGAAGAAGTTTGTTCAATCATTCCATCTAGTATACATGATGTGGCCAATTTAGAGAGTGGGATACCTGGGCTCGATTCTTCTGTTCAAAGTGATGGGTCATCAGATCATGTTGTTACTCCCTCGCTTGCATCATCTGGTTTTGACGATTCTAATCAAGAGAACATTTCAACTTTGGAACTAAGCTCCTCCTTGAAATTATCAGTTTCTAGAGAAAAATCAGAGGAGCTTAGTCCAAAGGCAGTTGTTTCAGATGTCAACAGCTTGGCCTCTTCAACTGCAACTTCTGCGGGGTTGTCTTCTCAGTTGGTCTTGCCCAAGATGTCAGCACCTGTTGTTGACCTTGTAGATGAAGAGAAGGATGAATTACTAAGACTGGCATTTGTGCACATTGTTGAGGCGTATAAGCAAATAGCAGTCGCTGGAGGTTTGCAAGCCCGCTTTTCTCTATTGGCATATTTAGGAGTGGAG TATCCCTTGGAATTAGAGGCATGGAAAGTGTTGCAAAACCATATATTGGCTGATTATGTAAACAATGAG GGACACGAGTTGACTTTGCGGGTTCTGTATAGGTTATTTGGAGAGGCAGAAGAGGAACACGATTTCTTTACATCTACGACTGCTGCTTCAGTATATGAGACATTTCTTGTCACTGTG GCAGAAACACTTAGAGATTCTTTTCCTCCATCGGACAAGTCATTGAGTAGATTGCTTGGTGAAGCTCCTTATCTACCAAAGTCAGTCATAAACCTGTTGGAATGCATGTGCTCTCCTGGAAACAGTGAAAATGCAGATAAGGATCTCCAAAGTGGTGATCGTGTAACTCAAGGTCTTAGTGCAGTGTggagtttaattttattgagaCCCCCTATCCGCGATGTCTGCTTGAAAATTGCCTTACAG AGCACTGTGCATCTCTCTGAGGAAGTGAGGATGAAGGCAATTCGTCTG GTTGCTAACAAGCTTTATCCTATACCGTCCATTTCTCAACGAATAGAAGATTTTTCTAAGGAGATGCTGCTTTCTGCCATTAGTGACCTTGTAACAGATGCGACAGATGCTGATGGATCAGTATCAGAATCACACAAG GATGTTCATCCAGAAAAATCTTTAATTGAATCTAGTGCCGTTAGTAAAGATATATCCTCCGATGCTTGTCCTTCATCCATTTCACAAGCTGACACATCTCTTCCAATCTCTGAGGCCCAGCGTCGGATGTCCTTGTACTTTGCACTTTGCACAAAG AAGCACTCACTTTTTCGCCAAATTTTTGTCATGTATAAAAATGCCTCAAAAGCAATTAAGCAG GCTGTTCATGACCATATCCCAATACTTGTCCGCACAATGGGCTCATCCTCAGATCTTCTTGAAATTCTTACTGATCCTCCAAGTGGAAGTGAGAATCTTGTAATGCAG GTTTTGCAAATTCTGACAGATGGGATTACTCCTTCGTCTGAGTTAGTTTTTACCGTAAGCAAGTTATACAATTCAAAACTAAAG GATGTGGAGATTATGATCCCTGTATTACCATATCTACCAAAAGAGGAG gtcATGATGATTTTCCCCCAGATTGTGAATCTTCCAGGTGACAAATTCCAAGCAGCACTTCTGCGGATATTGCAG GGATCATCTCAGTCTGGGCCAGTTCTAAATCCAGCTGAAGTTCTAATTGCTATTCATGGAATTGATCCTGATAGAGATGGAATTCCTCTCAAGAAG GTCACAGATGCATGCAATGCTTGCTTTGAGCAGCGTCAAACTTTCACGCAGCAAATCATTGCAAAAGTTTTGAATCAATTG GTTGAGCAGATTCCTCTTCCATTATTGTTCATGCGCACGGTATTGCAAGCCATCGGCACTTTTCCATCACTG GTAGATTTTATAATGGAGATTCTATCTCGTCTTGTTGGCAAGCAG ATATGGAAATACCCCAAGTTATGGGTAGGCTTCTTGAAGTGTGCACTCTTGACAAAGCCTCAATCCTTTAATGTGCTGCTTCAG
- the LOC111803506 gene encoding symplekin isoform X3 — protein sequence MVAVMAAVDSKERLSRLINSTKIAADIPSKLARLRQLKNDLPPEDPVLLTELLPRILELQSDRFSPIRKFVTEMIGEIGFKHIDLLPQIVPLLITVLTDDTPAVVRQSITCAIDLFRICLVKIAMKGLYSSVIDNSLQSLWTWMLKFREEIYSIAVHGNGGMSLLALKFVVEVILLYTPDPNGSSEPPATAENSVYFNISWLRGGHPILKIRDLSTEASQSLGLLLDQLRFPKVKSLNNAKIIVLINSLSTIANKRPAFYGRILPVLLGLDRSGTIFNGLHAPGVHYALKNSFLNCLKCTHPGALPWRDPLIGALREMKVGGVAEPTLHQDSTVNGSVKEELSDGHFTKDDKATVQRIPDIMHNTLGRKRSGEPDTCDLKEDGNGSGKRARPTPKVSESEESFKEMESTVKPEQDTSSSGTSSAGELDTGPAHQLVAMFGALVAQGEKAIGSLQILISSISADLLAEVVIANMRFLPPHQPDAGDGELLQNMCISGSDAQVKYPSSFVADVLSLSSTFPPIASLLDSSRSLSDDTKPQEGGDHHAVPIIDSAGTNDDSENAITPTSLPVSKASISEAEEVCSIIPSSIHDVANLESGIPGLDSSVQSDGSSDHVVTPSLASSGFDDSNQENISTLELSSSLKLSVSREKSEELSPKAVVSDVNSLASSTATSAGLSSQLVLPKMSAPVVDLVDEEKDELLRLAFVHIVEAYKQIAVAGGLQARFSLLAYLGVEYPLELEAWKVLQNHILADYVNNEGHELTLRVLYRLFGEAEEEHDFFTSTTAASVYETFLVTVAETLRDSFPPSDKSLSRLLGEAPYLPKSVINLLECMCSPGNSENADKDLQSGDRVTQGLSAVWSLILLRPPIRDVCLKIALQSTVHLSEEVRMKAIRLVANKLYPIPSISQRIEDFSKEMLLSAISDLVTDATDADGSVSESHKQDVHPEKSLIESSAVSKDISSDACPSSISQADTSLPISEAQRRMSLYFALCTKKHSLFRQIFVMYKNASKAIKQAVHDHIPILVRTMGSSSDLLEILTDPPSGSENLVMQVLQILTDGITPSSELVFTVSKLYNSKLKDVEIMIPVLPYLPKEEVMMIFPQIVNLPGDKFQAALLRILQGSSQSGPVLNPAEVLIAIHGIDPDRDGIPLKKVTDACNACFEQRQTFTQQIIAKVLNQLVEQIPLPLLFMRTVLQAIGTFPSLVDFIMEILSRLVGKQIWKYPKLWVGFLKCALLTKPQSFNVLLQLPPAQLENALNKTAALKAPLVAHASQPNIRSTLPRAVLTVLGIALDAQNTSQVQSSQANTVDSGNSEKEVTVQDKSKESSVAS from the exons ATGGTCGCCGTGATGGCGGCTGTTGATTCAAAGGAGAGGCTCTCTCGTCTGATTAACTCAACCAAGATTGCTGCAGATATTCCTTCCAAGCTTGCTCGTTTGCGTCAATTAAAGAATGATTTGCCGCCGGAAGATCCTGTTTTACTTACTGAGCTCCTCCCTCGTATCCTTGAGCTACAGTCTGACCGCTTCAGCCCCATCCGCAAGTTTGTCACAGA GATGATTGGTGAAATTGGATTCAAGCACATCGACTTGTTGCCTCAAATTGTACCATTATTGATAACAGTTTTGACTGATGATACTCCAGCTGTTGTTCGGCAATCCATTACTTGTGCCATTGATTTATTTCGCATTTGTCTTGTAAAAATTGCGATGAAG GGTCTGTATTCTAGCGTGATAGACAATTCACTTCAATCATTGTGGACATGGATGTTAAAGTTCAGGGAAGAGATATATTCAATAGCCGTTCAT GGAAATGGTGGAATGAGTTTGCTAGCTCTCAAGTTTGTCGTAGAAGTAATTTTACTTTACACACCTGACCCCAATGGCTCTTCAGAGCCTCCTGCTACTGCAG AAAATTCTGTCTATTTTAATATATCGTGGCTTCGTGGAGGTCATCCTATACTCAAAATTAGAGACTTATCAACTGAAGCCAGTCAAAGTTTGGGTTTGTTGCTCGATCAGCTCAGATTCCCAAAAGTGAAATCTCTCAATAATGCAAAGATCATTGTGCTCATTAATAG TCTTTCAACAATTGCAAACAAGAGGCCTGCTTTTTATGGCCGAATTTTGCCTGTCTTGCTTGGTCTGGACCGGTCAGGCACTATCTTCAATGGGTTGCATGCTCCTGGTGTACATTATGCCTTAAAGAATTCATTTCTCAACTGCTTGAAGTGTACCCATCCAGGTGCTTTACCG TGGCGGGATCCTCTAATTGGTGCCCTGAGAGAGATGAAAGTCGGGGGAGTGGCTGAGCCAACCCTTCATCAAGATTCAACAGTTAATGGATCTGTAAAGGAGGAGCTGAGCGATGGCCATTTTACCAAG GATGATAAGGCTACTGTTCAAAGAATTCCTGATATTATGCATAATACTTTGGGGAGGAAGAGGTCTGGTGAACCAGACACCTGTGATTTGAAAGAGGATGGAAATGGATCTGGAAAACGTGCCAGACCAACACCTAAGGTCTCGGAGTCTGAGGAATCATTTAAAGAAATGGAGAGTACTGTTAAGCCTGAACAAGATACATCATCAAGTGGAACATCTTCAGCAGGAGAATTGGATACCGGACCAGCGCACCAACTTGTAGCCATGTTTGGTGCCTTAGTTGCTCAAGGAGAAAAAGCTATTGGGTCCTTACAGATCCTTATCTCTAGTATTTCTGCTGACTTGCTTGCTGAGGTTGTCATTGCTAATATGCGTTTCCTTCCTCCTCATCAGCCTGATGCAGGAGATGGAGAACTTCTGCAGAATATGTGTATAAGTGGTAGTGATGCTCAAGTCAAATATCCGTCATCATTTGTAGCTGATGTTCTTTCATTATCTAGCACCTTTCCACCGATTGCATCATTGTTGGATTCTTCTAGGTCATTATCTGATGACACG AAGCCTCAAGAGGGAGGAGACCATCATGCAGTTCCTATTATTGACAGTGCTGGGACAAATGATGATTCTGAAAATGCTATAACGCCAACTAGTTTACCTGTTTCCAAAGCATCTATATCTGAAGCGGAAGAAGTTTGTTCAATCATTCCATCTAGTATACATGATGTGGCCAATTTAGAGAGTGGGATACCTGGGCTCGATTCTTCTGTTCAAAGTGATGGGTCATCAGATCATGTTGTTACTCCCTCGCTTGCATCATCTGGTTTTGACGATTCTAATCAAGAGAACATTTCAACTTTGGAACTAAGCTCCTCCTTGAAATTATCAGTTTCTAGAGAAAAATCAGAGGAGCTTAGTCCAAAGGCAGTTGTTTCAGATGTCAACAGCTTGGCCTCTTCAACTGCAACTTCTGCGGGGTTGTCTTCTCAGTTGGTCTTGCCCAAGATGTCAGCACCTGTTGTTGACCTTGTAGATGAAGAGAAGGATGAATTACTAAGACTGGCATTTGTGCACATTGTTGAGGCGTATAAGCAAATAGCAGTCGCTGGAGGTTTGCAAGCCCGCTTTTCTCTATTGGCATATTTAGGAGTGGAG TATCCCTTGGAATTAGAGGCATGGAAAGTGTTGCAAAACCATATATTGGCTGATTATGTAAACAATGAG GGACACGAGTTGACTTTGCGGGTTCTGTATAGGTTATTTGGAGAGGCAGAAGAGGAACACGATTTCTTTACATCTACGACTGCTGCTTCAGTATATGAGACATTTCTTGTCACTGTG GCAGAAACACTTAGAGATTCTTTTCCTCCATCGGACAAGTCATTGAGTAGATTGCTTGGTGAAGCTCCTTATCTACCAAAGTCAGTCATAAACCTGTTGGAATGCATGTGCTCTCCTGGAAACAGTGAAAATGCAGATAAGGATCTCCAAAGTGGTGATCGTGTAACTCAAGGTCTTAGTGCAGTGTggagtttaattttattgagaCCCCCTATCCGCGATGTCTGCTTGAAAATTGCCTTACAG AGCACTGTGCATCTCTCTGAGGAAGTGAGGATGAAGGCAATTCGTCTG GTTGCTAACAAGCTTTATCCTATACCGTCCATTTCTCAACGAATAGAAGATTTTTCTAAGGAGATGCTGCTTTCTGCCATTAGTGACCTTGTAACAGATGCGACAGATGCTGATGGATCAGTATCAGAATCACACAAG CAGGATGTTCATCCAGAAAAATCTTTAATTGAATCTAGTGCCGTTAGTAAAGATATATCCTCCGATGCTTGTCCTTCATCCATTTCACAAGCTGACACATCTCTTCCAATCTCTGAGGCCCAGCGTCGGATGTCCTTGTACTTTGCACTTTGCACAAAG AAGCACTCACTTTTTCGCCAAATTTTTGTCATGTATAAAAATGCCTCAAAAGCAATTAAGCAG GCTGTTCATGACCATATCCCAATACTTGTCCGCACAATGGGCTCATCCTCAGATCTTCTTGAAATTCTTACTGATCCTCCAAGTGGAAGTGAGAATCTTGTAATGCAG GTTTTGCAAATTCTGACAGATGGGATTACTCCTTCGTCTGAGTTAGTTTTTACCGTAAGCAAGTTATACAATTCAAAACTAAAG GATGTGGAGATTATGATCCCTGTATTACCATATCTACCAAAAGAGGAG gtcATGATGATTTTCCCCCAGATTGTGAATCTTCCAGGTGACAAATTCCAAGCAGCACTTCTGCGGATATTGCAG GGATCATCTCAGTCTGGGCCAGTTCTAAATCCAGCTGAAGTTCTAATTGCTATTCATGGAATTGATCCTGATAGAGATGGAATTCCTCTCAAGAAG GTCACAGATGCATGCAATGCTTGCTTTGAGCAGCGTCAAACTTTCACGCAGCAAATCATTGCAAAAGTTTTGAATCAATTG GTTGAGCAGATTCCTCTTCCATTATTGTTCATGCGCACGGTATTGCAAGCCATCGGCACTTTTCCATCACTG GTAGATTTTATAATGGAGATTCTATCTCGTCTTGTTGGCAAGCAG ATATGGAAATACCCCAAGTTATGGGTAGGCTTCTTGAAGTGTGCACTCTTGACAAAGCCTCAATCCTTTAATGTGCTGCTTCAG